ATGTATGGGGGGTGTAGTATATAGGGGGGCAATGTATGGGGGGTGTAGTATATAGGGGGACAATGTATGGAGGGTGTAGTATATAGGGGAAATTGTATGGGGGGCCagaacatagaacagaacagtttGGAGGCCGTATTATAGGGTGTATATAATTACCAGTTGTGGGCAGATAATTTTTtcgggggtggggtgggggtgggggttaGCAACAGAGGGCAGCACTGACACCTCTTTCCTCTTTGTCCCACACAGATCTGCACCATGTCTGGTGGTGATTTTCCCCCGGAGATAGAATCTCTGTTCCAGAAGCGCTATTCATACACCAAGGACCCCACATGGCACCTTCCTGACCCCTCAGAGGTCCTGACATCTGAACATCAGGAGTTCCCCCACCTTCTGACCCTCAAGGAGTCTTTAAACAAAGTGAAGAACCTGCTGAGTGACAAGAAGTTGGATGAATGGCACCAGCACACTTCTTACACTAACAAGGCCGGGAGGGTGGTCCCTGAGGTGCGCAAACAGGCCAACGCTGAGCTCTGCACTCAGGCCTGGTGTAAGTTCCATGAGATTGTGGCCACTTACCAACTGATCCCTAACAGCGCCCTCTGGGACAGCGAGTTGAACAGCGTGCACCTGTGTGAGGCGCCAGGGGCTTTTATTGCCAGCCTGAACCATTATGTAAAGACTCAGGAGCTGCACTGTGATTGGACCTGGGTGGCCAACACCCTAAATCCGTATCACGAGGCCAACAACGGCATGGTGATGATCGCAGATGACCGACTCATTGCAAACACACTGCCGTGGTGGTACTTTGGGCCTGATAATACCGGAGACATCATGACACTAAAGTATCTGAATGGCCTACAGCAATTCCTGGGGAACGTCTCTGCTGTGCACCTGGTTACCGCCGATGGAagctttgattgccagggaaaccccggagaacagGAACCCTTGGTTTACCCTCTGCACTACTGTGAGGTGGTGACCTGTCTCAGCACTCTGAGCCCAGGGGGTTCTTTTGTTCTTAAAATGTTCACTCTCTTCCAGCATTCCTCTGTCAATCTGATGTATCTGCTGAATTGCTGCTTTCAGGAGGTCCATGTCATCAAACCAGGAACCAGCAAGGCTGGGAACTCCGAGGTTTACGTGGTCGGCCTTGGTTATGTGGGCAGAGCTGTAATTCAGGAGCTGCTAAATAAAATGACGGCACATTATGAGCAGGAGGTGAGTGGCAAAGCTTTGTTTCCACATAAAAGTCTTCCGGAGTCCTTCCTCGAATGTCATTGGAAATGCTGCAGCTTTTTCCACCAGCATCAGACACAAACTATCCTGGAGAACCTTCATCTGTTCTCCTATATGGAGGAGAAGGACCAGACCCACCTGGACTATCTGCGAGAGGCCGCCGTCCTCTATTACCTGCAGACCTTTCAGATAAATTTCATTCCTAGGAAGCACTGGCTGGTCAGGAAGCCCCGGGTGGGCTGCAGCCTTAACGCCCGTTGGCTGGGTACACGAAATCGTCGCTCGGACACTTATAATGAAAGAAAGCGGCTGGAAGCTTTGTCCTGGGATGAGAAGGTCGAGCGCGGCTACTTCGCTTCCTGGCTGGAAGATCACATACAAGCTGGAACTAAGAATGGCTGCCTTCTGGAAGGTTCCAGGTCTGGGCTCCGATACCAAGACTGGTACTTACTCCAGGGCCCGCCACTCACCCGAATCCAAAGCTCCTCATTTTGTGATGGAGAACTTCTCAATACCTTGAATGAAACCATTGAAAGTTGTGGTGGTTCTCTGCCAGAGTGCCCCTCTTGTGCTGTGTCGGATTGTTTGGTGTCGGAGCTCCTACAAAGGGTGGGAAATGGGCACCACATACTGGTGATTGGGGCTTTTCCCCTGTTTGAGGCTGTGAAGCAGAGATATGCAGAGGTGATATTTGTGGAGTCCTCCGCTCCTCAGCAGCCCATTTCTGTCCTTCATGATGGGGACCCCCTGTATCAGAGGCAGTTACTGAGCACCGTCCTCCGTGCATTGGAGCAGTTACCCAGCCATGGCACCTTGGTACTTCCTGTTCTGTCCTCTCTGACCCGTTTCATGGCTGGcttggtttatattttatatcattgctTCCAGGTCATTGGCTTCTCCTGCCCCACCGGGTATCTCACCCCAGGCAGTAATGCTGTACTCCTATGTTGGGGGTACCACCCTCTGCCCATGGAGGCGTACCAGCATCTCCAGGACCTATTCACTGATACGGCACTGACTGGCAGCGGGGTGCAGCAGGTTCTGGAATTTGTTCCCATAGAGGATCTTCTTATCGGCCCATTTCTGGAGTTCTTGTGGGATCTGAACGCAGCCATAATCAGACATAATCTGCATCTGATAGGCCAGAGAGAACAGAAGAAAGTCAAATCCCACCAATCAAGCGCCAGTGACACGTGAGACTGTGCCCACCGCCTCTGTACAGTGTAAATATGGCGCTGGCATTTCAGGACcctcagtttttgttttatttattagtgatGATGCGCTGAAGGCAAAGAAAGCcatcattatcattttattattatggacAGCTGTCCTTATGTTTGATTGCTGGAATATTATGTTGGTTAAAGGGTCACTCCACCCAGATgtgatatttcattgtttggtAGATGTTGGAGAATGTCTTTCTGGAGCTTAACACCTGCTGGGTAAGGAgttctgggtctgtacccctcctGTGCCCAGTATAAGGGGTTactaccatccctgtgctgagtccctgggtctgtacccccgttgtgcccattatggagggctcccaccatccctgtgctggattcctgggtctgtacccccgttgtgcccattatggagggctcccaccatccctgtgctgggttcctagGTCTGTACCTTGCTGTGCCCATCATGTGGGGGTTACCACCATTTCCATGCTGGGTTTTAATCTCCATTATGGTGAACAAGAGATCCTGGAAGACCCCATGCTGGGCAGGTTCCAAAGGGGGAGGGGTTCTGATCACTGCTATAGGAAGCCTTTAGGTCCCTCGAGTTAGTTTTGTCTCTTCTGGTTGGAGTGATGCTTTAAGATTCTGCAGATATTTTAGGTTCTCATTCTGGCCTtggtttgtatttttagttttgtattttcatCCATTGATGGTCAATATTTAAGTTTTTAGAAGCTATAACGAGAACAGAGCGATGTTTTTGTGCCTCCGCCAATGTTTTTCAGGAATTTCcataaagatttcttctgcatgtgaAGAGTAaaagatgtcatgtgacctctgtaTGTGAAGAGTGAAAGATGTCGAGTAaaagatgtcatgtgacctctgtaTGTGAAGAGTGaaagatgtcatgtgacctctgtaTGTGAAGAGTGaaagatgtcatgtgacctctgtNNNNNNNNNNNNNNNNNNNNNNNNNNNNNNNNNNNNNNNNNNNNNNNNNNNNNNNNNNNNNNNNNNNNNNNNNNNNNNNNNNNNNNNNNNNNNNNNNNNNNNNNNNNNNNNNNNNNNNNNNNNNNNNNNNNNNNNNNNNNNNNNNNNNNNNNNNNNNNNNNNNNNNNNNNNNNNNNNNNNNNNNNNNNNNNNNNNNNNNNNNNNNNNNNNNNNNNNNNNNNNNNNNNNNNNNNNNNNNNNNNNNNNNNNNNNNNNNNNNNNNNNNNNNNNNNNNNNNNNNNNNNNNNNNNNNNNNNNNNNNNNNNNNNNNNNNNNNNNNNNNNNNNNNNNNNNNNNNNNNNNNNNNNNNNNNNNNNNNNNNNNNNNNNNNNNNNNNNNNNNNNNNNNNNNNNNNNNNNNNNNNNNNNNNNNNNNNNNNNNNNNNNNNNNNNNNNNNNNNNNNNNNNNNNNNNNNNNNNNNNNNNNNNNNNNNNNNNNNNNNNNNNNNNNNNNNNNNNNNNNNNNNNNNNNNNNNNNNNNNNNNNNNNNNNNNNNNNNNNNNNNNNNNNNNNNNNNNNNNNNNNNNNNNNNNNNNNNNNNNNNNNNNNNNNNNNNNNNNNNNNNNNNNNNNNNNNNNNNNNNNNNNNNNNNNNNNNNNNNNNNNNNNNNNNNNNNNNNNNNNNNNNNNNNNNNNNNNNNNNNNNNNNNNNNNNNNNNNNNNNNNNNNNNNNNNNNNNNNNNNNNNNNNNNNNNNNNNNNNNNNNNNNNNNNNNNNNNNNNNNNNNNNNNNNNNNNNNNNNNNNNNNNNNNNNNNNNNNNNNNNNNNNNNNNNNNNNNNNNNNNNNNNNNNNNNNNNNNNNNNNNNNNNNNNNNNNNNNNaagatgtcatgtgacctctgcaTGTGAAGAGTAaaagatgtcatgtgacctctgcaTGTGAAGAGTAaaagatgtcatgtgacctctgcaTGTGATGAGTAaaagatgtcatgtgacctctgctGTTCTGGTATTAATGGACTTTACAGACATGTAGCTGCCATCACGGGACAGAATATTCATACCccattttggggggggggcatcatTCTCTGTCCAATGAGATCCCTGGGAGTACTTTGAATATGATCACAGTGCTGGGAGTGCTCGGCGCTCCCCGGGTCTCTCTTGAAGGAAGAACTCTGCTCATCTGCACGCTTCGGGTTACACATGATTATAACACAGGAGGTGGGGTGTTTCCATATCACTCAAGATGTCAAAGTTAGCCAATCCCATTATATTTTCATAATTGAGAAGACAGAGCAGGGAAAGCGGGGGATTGCTTGGctataaattatttatgtataatagTTCAAAGAACAGGAATGGAATTTCAGCCAATATCTACAACGCGTTTTGTTCTGTAGCTCCCCCTAAACAACAGACGGGGTGGCTTCAGGAATTTCATTGGTGCAGAGTTCAACTGCCAAAATAAGTGCAATAATCATAGTGCCTGGGTCCcgaatcccgacgcgtttcgccagctTGCTCAGGGAGAGCCAGTGATAGAATATATACAAAGATGGTTGCAATTCATTACAACACAAATACAATTCTTTATcagcaaaaaaaggtaaaaaattatgaaaaaatattccaTACAAATCATACATAATATACCATATCCACCAATGTGTGACTGGNNNNNNNNNNNNNNNNNNNNNNNNNNNNNNNNNNNNNNNNNNNNNNNNNNNNNNNNNNNNNNNNNNNNNNNNNNNNNNNNNNNNNNNNNNNNNNNNNNNNNNNNNNNNNNNNNNNNNNNNNNNNNNNNNNNNNNNNNNNNNNNNNNNNNNNNNNNNNNNNNNNNNNNNNNNNNNNNNNNNNNNNNNNNNNNNNNNNNNNNNNNNNNNNNNNNNNNNNNNNNNNNNNNNNNNNNNNNNNNNNNNNNNNNNNNNNNNNNNNNNNNNNNNNNNNNNNNNNNNNNNNNNNNNNNNNNNNNNNNNNNNNNNNNNNNNNNNNNNNNNNNNNNNNNNNNNNNNNNNNNNNNNNNNNNNNNNNNNNNNNNNNNNNNNNNNNNNNNNNNNNNNNNNNNNNNNNNNNNNNNNNNNNNNNNNNNNNNNNNNNNNNNNNNNNNNNNNNNNNNNNNNNNNNNNNNNNNNNNNNNNNNNNNNNNNNNNNNNNNNNNNNNNNNNNNNNNNNNNNNNNNNNNNNNNNNNNNNNNNNNNNNNNNNNNNNNNNNNNNNNNNNNNNNNNNGTGTGACTGGGGGATCTGTGATGTCATATCCACCAACGTGTGAGAGGGGGGAGGGGATCTGTGATGTCATATCCACCAATGTGTGACTGGGGCGTCTGATTAGGCTTAATGTCTTCCAAATTTGACCTGAACATCAGCATTCCTGCTTTGCTGattcacccaagttcacccatgacagtctgtCTATCTAGTCTTGatgagctataataaatcagccctGTCATGTGGCCGATGTCTGTATGGTCACACTGATGGGGTTTCCAATATTTCTTCCAGTCTGAATTCAGTTCTCAGAGCACCGGCATTCATCTCAGCCATACTCGGCATCACACACATTGTCACTTCTCCTAATGGACAGAACTCTCCGATTTATCCCGACCGGGTCCCCTATCAGTCACATTCCATGGTCCCTACATAAACCCCCACATCCTGCAATACTCCATACacaggagagttatagaggaaggagcagagtcctcccgcagagtatttcaggagaggagagttatggCTGTGATATTCCTGGGAGATCTCCCCGTGTGTACAGGTCTTTACGGCGGTTGTGATATTGGTGGGAAGATTGCAGGGTGAATGTTAAGTCTTCAGGACATCCCTGGTGAACAATCCTCGAGCGGGAAGGCATCCATGGCTGCTGGCTGCCCTCAGTCCTGGAAGGACCCCAATCACTTGGCACCCGGCAGCTCAGTTTATCCTGACAATCCAATCATTATTTGTAATCTCCTCTTGTGACACCGCCAAGAACTGTCACCCGTCAGGAAAATCCAATTTTATGACGCTGAGCCCCCACCCCCTCCTGAGAGTATCAATAACCTGTTTCGGGTAATTGGGTACAGACTAAAATATTCCACCCCCTCTATCATAGGAATGACCATCCAATCAGATTCTGACCTGATGAGGACAGACAGTGCAAGGCAAGCACATTGTATTTTACCTGTTGTCATAGAAATTCTGTGTCAGTGACCACAGCTGCAGAGAGGATATTCTATACAGATACACCTGAACCCCTGCAGCCTGCACCCCCACCAGGTACACCCCGAGAGCCTGCACCCCCAACCAGGGACACCCCCAGAGCCTGCACCCCCACCAGGTACACCCCCAGAGCCTGCACCCCAACCAGGTACACCCTGAGAGCCTGCACCCCCACCAGGGACACCCCGAGAGCCTGCACCCACCACTAGAGACACCTCCACCAGTGACACCCCCAAATCCTGCACCCCACCAAAGGTACCCTGGGGGCCTGTGCCTCTGCAGGTTCTCTATAATACCTAAGCTCTCTGTGTGTTTGCCATGTTCTCCTTATATGACATCATTTCAAATGTTTACAAATCTGCAGTTTTATATacatccctggtgatcctgccactcAGATCCTTATTCAGGTACTTCCTGTTattgggtgacaacgctctgtttTCAGAGCTCCTGTGTTGCCACCCTCTTGGCTTCCTTTGGAGAGGACAAGTGACCCTTCAGGCATTCATTACTCAGAAATGGCCCACTGTTGTCCCAATcaggaaatgccatgcagccatcattggGGTGcctgtagacaggaagtggctgctcAGAGATGGGATGGAGGAGCCCGGGTGACACCAGGGTTTTATCAGTGATAGTTGTTTGTGATACACAGAAGGAGCTGAGTCATGTGACACATCTGGGCGGAGGGGGACGCTGGCGATTTGTCACCATTGGTCGGTTTGGGGCTCCCTGATAACCCACATAGAGTCACCCTCTGTCCAGTGGTCACACAGCGTTCAACAATCCCAAACATCTGATTGGATGGCCCTCCCATATGACCTTGTATGGCCATTGGGGGTTATGGGGCCCTAAATGTCCTCCAATTGGGGTCACATCCACAAATCTTCATTGGCTGTTTCCAGTCTGAATCTGATTGGACATCAGCAGAGAGTGGGGGGGCATGTCTTGGCGGATTAGTGGTGAAATCGTGCTGATTAATGTATAGGGGGGCAGCCGTGTCACTGGGAGATTAATCTCCTCTTCTAATATGAATCCATGTAGGTCACCGCACTTCTGCTTATTAGGATATGGCCTTGACTGCAAACTACAGTCTCCCTCCTCTTGCTGCACCACGTGTCTCTGTGTCCAGGGACAACTCAGGTCTGCCTTCTGTCTGCTGGGTTTCCATTTATTTGGCCAAATCACAACCAAATCCCTCAATATTCAGAAATTTGTGCAGCTGCTTGTTGTCCCTACATCTAACCGGTGACACCCCCAGATCAAGAATGGCTGGGGTATCAGGCAATCTAATTGAGTGTAGGTGGGTATTTATGGGGAATAGATTGGTTCTCATTTTGCTGCAGTCCATGTTGTCCTAATACCCTATTCTTAATAATATTAGAATTGTGAGAAGCAGGTGACATTGATATCAGGTGGTACACAAATACAGGTCAGGACAGGTGANNNNNNNNNNNNNNNNNNNNNNNNNNNNNNNNNNNNNNNNNNNNNNNNNNNNNNNNNNNNNNNNNNNNNNNNNNNNNNNNNNNNNNNNNNNNNNNNNNNNNNNNNNNNNNNNNNNNNNNNNNNNNNNNNNNNNNNNNNNNNNNNNNNNNNNNNNNNNNNNNNNNNNNNNNNNNNNNNNNNNNNNNNNNNNNNNNNNNNNNNNNNNNNNNNNNNNNNNNNNNNNNNNNNNNNNNNNNNNNNNNNNNNNNNNNNNNNNNNNNNNNNNNNNNNNNNNNNNNNNNNNNNNNNNNNNNNNNNNNNNNNNNNNNNNNNNNNNNNNNNNNNNNNNNNNNNNNNNNNNNNNNNNNNNNNNNNNNNNNNNNNNNNNNNNNNNNNNNNNNNNNNNNNNNNNNNNNNNNNNNNNNNNNNNNNNNNNNNNNNNNNNNNNNNNNNNNNNNNNNNNNNNNNNNNNNNNNNNNNNNNNNNNNNNNNNNNNNNNNNNNNNNNNNNNNNNNNNNNNNNNNNNNNNNNNNNNNNNNNNNNNNNNNNNNNNNNNNNNNNNNNNNNNNNNNNNNNNNNNNNNNNNNNNNNNNNNNNNNNNNNNNNNNNNNNNNNNNNNNNNNNNNNNNNNNNNNNNNNNNNNNNNNNNNNNNNNNNNNNNNNNNNNNNNNNNNNNNNNNNNNNNNNNNNNNNNNNNNNNNNNNNNNNNNNNNNNNNNNNNNNNNNNNNNNNNNNNNNNNNNNNNNNNNNNNNNNNNNNNNNNNNNNNNNNNNNNNNNNNNNNNNNNNNNNNNNNNNNNNNNNNNNNNNNNNNNNNNNNNNNNNNNNNNNNNNNNNNNNNNNNNNNNNNNNNNNNNNNNTACAGGTCAGGACAGGTGACATTGATATCAGGTGGTACACAAATACAGGTCAGGACAGGTGACATTGATATTAGGTGGTACACAAATACAGGTCAGGACAGGTGACAGTGATATCAGGTGGTACACAAGTTCAGGTCAGGCAGGTGACATGATAAGGGGTGGTACACAAGTACAGGTCAGGCAGGTGACATTGAAACAGGCTAGCACACAAGTACAGGTCAGGACAGGTGACATGATACAGGCTGACACACAAGTACAGGTCAGTTTAGGACAGGTGATATGATAAAGGGTGGTACACAAGTACAGGTCAGGCAGGTGACATTGATACAGGCTGGCACACAAGTACAGGTCAGGACAGGTGATATGATAAAGGGTGGTAAACAAGTACAGGTCAGGACAGGTGATATGATAAAGGGTGGTACACAAGTACAGTTCCGGGCAGCCCGAGTAGCACACCAGGGGCATGTTGGTAGGTTTGGGGCTATTGATGGCATCCTTTTGAGCTTATACTACTACTGCATTTGACCTGTGGATGACCTCCCTCTGACCCATATTTGACCTTCCTTAAGCAGGATTACCATTCCTATAgacatattgaaataaataaatgacccTGTACACAGGTCCTAACAATCAGGAACAGGTCAGGACAGGTGATGTTCAGGCTGACTAGTAGATTGGAATAAATGAAGGCAAAAATGGGGTGTGTGTCATTCCTCAGGGTTCTCTTTTTCCATTATGCTTCTTTGTAAATCTTATTCATGTTTTTAGTTTCTAGTATATTGTGTTGATTGAGTGTGCTGTTATCTGATTGGCCAGAATTTGTTCTCTGTCTCCTCCTGCTGTCCGTACCCTGGAAGTACTCATGGTACAGGACTGGAGATGGGCATCATTCATATTGTAGGATATTTTCCATATTCTGAGCATCAGCTCAACACTAATCCCCCCAAAGATGTAATCTGCTCGCTAAGGATGGATTAATGTTCCTGCACCACCAACCACATAGACCAGGGAATTCAGGACACGCTTAGCGCTGCCCGTCTATGCCCCCAGACCGTGTACTAAGGGATTATAGAGAGAGCtctgtatatacatattatatatatatatatatatatatatatatatatatatatatatatatattacatcccCCTCTATACccctatatcatatatattacatCCCCCTCTATAcccctatattatatatatattacatcccCCTCTATAcccctatattatatatatatattacatcccCCTCTATAcccctatattatatatatattacatcccCCTCTATAcccctatattatatatattacatcccCTTTATATCCTTATAATCAATATATAGAGATAgctctgtatatacatatatatagtacgGTAGAATTACCGGATCTCCTATGGAGGCGTCTCATGCatattattgatgttttattgGTGGTTTGGATGTAGAAAttattgtctttattattatctttattatcttaTAGTCTTAGTTTGTTTTCTGGGTAGATCCTGAGAGAATCCTGACCTCTATCAGCCTGCAGCAGAGACACAGCCAGGTATATGGTGCAGAtattagagtgtgagctcttcAGGTAGTAgagaattttataaatatttctttatgatCAGCACAGTGGCAGGCTTTAGATGAATGCTACACTCCAATGTCCTCATCGTCTTCACACTGCAGGACCATGGTGTGCAGTTATTCTTTTTAGTAATATGCTTTTAATTTGCAGAAAACCACCCAAAACATGGGAGGGCagacatactccatgcagatcctAGATCTGGGAGGCACTTGTGGCCATGTATAGAATACCCATGGATTCCTTAGAGAGGGAGGCTGCCATGAGTTACTCTGGGATCATCTCTGGATGGATGCCAGGATTCCTGGAAGGAATCCATATTCCCCACAGATCTATGCTGCCATCTAATACCAGCTATGCCCATATATTGCCAGTCATGTGACAGCCCTAGGTGCCAGCTTTTCTGCATAAGTCACTTGTATGGTCTGCTGATCAGCTATTTACTGTGCAAGGTGGGAGCTCTTCTATTACCCCAATCCTcacccacagcagccaatcacatttcACCTGACATGTTACCTCCTCCATAGTGGGGACACGTCAGGCTGACCAAACATTTTACTTACTGCATGACTataggagctgacactctaatgtccctccacAGTCAGACACTATTATTATANNNNNNNNNNNNNNNNNNNNNNNNNNNNNNNNNNNNNNNNNNNNNNNNNNNNNNNNNNNNNNNNNNNNNNNNNNNNNNNNNNNNNNNNNNNNNNNNNNNNNNNNNNNNNNNNNNNNNNNNNNNNNNNNNNNNNNNNNNNNNNNNNNNNNNNNNNNNNNNNNNNNNNNNNNNNNNNNNNNNNNNNNNNNNNNNNNNNNNNNNNNNNNNNNNNNNNNNNNNNNNNNNNNNNNNNNNNNNNNNNNNNNNNNNNNNNNNNNNNNNNNNNNNNNNNNNNNNNNNNNNNNNNNNNNNNNNNNNNNNNNNNNNNNNNNNNNNNNNNNNNNNNNNNNNNNNNNNNNNNNNNNNNNNNNNNNNNNNNNNNNNNNNNNNNNNNNNNNNNNNNNNNNNNNNNNNNNNNNNNNNNNNNNNNNNNNNNNNNNNNNNNNNNNNNNNNNNNNNNNNNNNNNNNNNNNNNNNNNNNNNNNNNNNNNNNNNNNNNNNNNNNNNNNNNNNNNNNNNNNNNNNNNNNNNNNNNNNNNNNNNNNNNNNNNNNNNNNNNNNNNNNNNNNNNNNNNNNNNNNNNNNNNNNNNNNNNNNNNNNNNNNNNNNNNNNNNNNNNNNNNNNNNNNNNNNNNNNNNNNNNNNNNNNNNNNNNN
The genomic region above belongs to Pyxicephalus adspersus chromosome 9, UCB_Pads_2.0, whole genome shotgun sequence and contains:
- the CMTR2 gene encoding cap-specific mRNA (nucleoside-2'-O-)-methyltransferase 2, yielding METGRPCDHLCASHVIFQTLPGLRETSQPGAEICTMSGGDFPPEIESLFQKRYSYTKDPTWHLPDPSEVLTSEHQEFPHLLTLKESLNKVKNLLSDKKLDEWHQHTSYTNKAGRVVPEVRKQANAELCTQAWCKFHEIVATYQLIPNSALWDSELNSVHLCEAPGAFIASLNHYVKTQELHCDWTWVANTLNPYHEANNGMVMIADDRLIANTLPWWYFGPDNTGDIMTLKYLNGLQQFLGNVSAVHLVTADGSFDCQGNPGEQEPLVYPLHYCEVVTCLSTLSPGGSFVLKMFTLFQHSSVNLMYLLNCCFQEVHVIKPGTSKAGNSEVYVVGLGYVGRAVIQELLNKMTAHYEQEVSGKALFPHKSLPESFLECHWKCCSFFHQHQTQTILENLHLFSYMEEKDQTHLDYLREAAVLYYLQTFQINFIPRKHWLVRKPRVGCSLNARWLGTRNRRSDTYNERKRLEALSWDEKVERGYFASWLEDHIQAGTKNGCLLEGSRSGLRYQDWYLLQGPPLTRIQSSSFCDGELLNTLNETIESCGGSLPECPSCAVSDCLVSELLQRVGNGHHILVIGAFPLFEAVKQRYAEVIFVESSAPQQPISVLHDGDPLYQRQLLSTVLRALEQLPSHGTLVLPVLSSLTRFMAGLVYILYHCFQVIGFSCPTGYLTPGSNAVLLCWGYHPLPMEAYQHLQDLFTDTALTGSGVQQVLEFVPIEDLLIGPFLEFLWDLNAAIIRHNLHLIGQREQKKVKSHQSSASDT